A genomic region of Ovis aries strain OAR_USU_Benz2616 breed Rambouillet chromosome 20, ARS-UI_Ramb_v3.0, whole genome shotgun sequence contains the following coding sequences:
- the CRISP2 gene encoding cysteine-rich secretory protein 2 isoform X1, whose amino-acid sequence MALLPVVLFLTAVLLPSFPTEGKDPSFTALITTQTQVQREIVNKHNELRKSVSPPASNMLKMEWSREVTANAQKWANKCTLEHSDPNERKTSTKCGENLYMSSDPTAWSDAIQSWFDEHHNFVYGSGPKSASAIVGHYTQLVWYSSFRVGCGIAYCPNQESLKYYYVCQYCPAGNNVSKKNTPYQQGAPCGSCPNDCDNGLCTNTCEYEDLLSNCDSLKKTAGCQHELLKEKCKATCLCEGKIY is encoded by the exons ATGGCTTTGCTCCCAGTGGTGCTGTTTCTGACCGCTGTGCTGCTTCCATCTTTCCCCACCGAAGGAAAG gatCCATCCTTTACTGCTTTGATAaccactcaaactcaagtccaaaGAGAAATTGTAAATAAACACAATGAACTAAGGAAATCAGTCTCTCCACCTGCCAGCAACATGCTAAAGATG GAATGGAGCAGAGAAGTGACAGCAAATGCCCAGAAGTGGGCAAACAAGTGCACTTTAGAACACAGCGATCCAAATGAACGAAAGACCA GTACAAAATGTGGTGAAAATCTGTACATGTCAAGTGACCCTACGGCCTGGTCAGATGCAATTCAAAGCTGGTTTGACGAGCACCACAATTTTGTCTATGGTTCAGGACCAAAGAGCGCCAGTGCAATTGTTGGACATTATACTCAG CTTGTCTGGTATTCATCTTTCCGTGTTGGATGTGGAATTGCCTACTGTCCCAATCAAGAGAGTCTAAAATACTACTATGTTTGCCAATACTGTCCTGC tggtAATAACGTGAGTAAAAAGAATACCCCTTACCAACAAGGAGCACCTTGTGGCAGTTGCCCCAATGACTGTGACAATGGATTATGCA CCAATACTTGCGAGTATGAAGATCTCCTCAGTAACTGTGATTCCTTGAAGAAAACAGCTGGCTGTCAACACGAACTGCTCAAGGAAAAATGCAAGGCCACTTGCCTGTGTGAAGGCAAAATTTACTGA
- the CRISP2 gene encoding cysteine-rich secretory protein 2 precursor (The RefSeq protein has 5 substitutions compared to this genomic sequence), with amino-acid sequence MALLPLVLFLTAVLLPSFPTEGKDPSFTALITTQTQVQREIVNKHNELRKSVSPPASNMLKMEWSREVTANAQKWANKCTLEHSDPNERKTSTKCGENLYMSSDPMAWSDAIQSWFDEHHNFVYGSGPKSASAIVGHHTQLVWYSSFRVGCGIAYCPNQESLKYYYVCQYCPAGNNVSKKNTPYQQGAPCGSCPDNCDNGLCTNTCEYEDLLSNCDSLKKTAGCQHELLKEKCKATCLCEGKIY; translated from the exons ATGGCTTTGCTCCCAGTGGTGCTGTTTCTGACCGCTGTGCTGCTTCCATCTTTCCCCACCGAAGGAAAG gatCCATCCTTTACTGCTTTGATAaccactcaaactcaagtccaaaGAGAAATTGTAAATAAACACAATGAACTAAGGAAATCAGTCTCTCCACCTGCCAGCAACATGCTAAAGATG GAATGGAGCAGAGAAGTGACAGCAAATGCCCAGAAGTGGGCAAACAAGTGCACTTTAGAACACAGCGATCCAAATGAACGAAAGACCA GTACAAAATGTGGTGAAAATCTGTACATGTCAAGTGACCCTACGGCCTGGTCAGATGCAATTCAAAGCTGGTTTGACGAGCACCACAATTTTGTCTATGGTTCAGGACCAAAGAGCGCCAGTGCAATTGTTGGACATTATACTCAG CTTGTCTGGTATTCATCTTTCCGTGTTGGATGTGGAATTGCCTACTGTCCCAATCAAGAGAGTCTAAAATACTACTATGTTTGCCAATACTGTCCTGC tggtAATAACGTGAGTAAAAAGAATACCCCTTACCAACAAGGAGCACCTTGTGGCAGTTGCCCCAATGACTGTGACAATGGATTATGCA CCAATACTTGCGAGTATGAAGATCTCCTCAGTAACTGTGATTCCTTGAAGAAAACAGCTGGCTGTCAACACGAACTGCTCAAGGAAAAATGCAAGGCCACTTGCCTGTGTGAAGGCAAAATTTACTGA